A genomic segment from Torulaspora globosa chromosome 3, complete sequence encodes:
- the CDC10 gene encoding septin CDC10 (ancestral locus Anc_1.419) encodes MSTLSNAAVPHSEVQPTSYVGFDTITSQIEHRILKRGFQFNIMVVGHSGLGKSTLINTLFASHLIDSATGLDITNQPINKTTEIKVSSHSLVEDRVKLNVNVIDTPGFGDQINNDKVWEPIVKYIKEQYSQYLRKELTAQREKYINDTRVHAVLYFLQPNGKGLTALDIATLKRLTEIANVIPVIGKADTLTLEERLQFRENVQDEFKKHKFRIYPYDSAELNEEELELNESIRSIIPFAVVGSEKEIEINGETVRGRKTRWGAINVEDINQCEFVYLREFLVRTHLQDLIESTAFTHYEAFRARQLIALKENATSRTSAPVSNNWVYQR; translated from the coding sequence ATGTCTACATTATCGAATGCTGCAGTTCCCCACAGTGAGGTACAACCAACATCGTACGTTGGTTTTGACACAATTACGAGTCAGATCGAACACCGTATCTTGAAAAGAGGCTTTCAATTCAATATCATGGTCGTTGGTCATTCAGGGCTGGGCAAAAGCACTTTGATCAATACTCTATTTGCCTCTCATTTGATTGACTCTGCAACTGGGCTAGACATAACCAACCAACCTATCAATAAAACGACTGAAATTAAGGTCTCTAGCCATTCATTAGTCGAAGACAGGGTAAAATTGAATGTCAATGTCATCGATACACCTGGTTTTGGTGATCAAATAAACAATGACAAAGTATGGGAACCAATTGTCAAATATATCAAGGAGCAGTACTCCCAGTACTTGCGCAAGGAATTGACCGCGCAGCGTGAAAAATACATAAACGATACTCGAGTTCATGCTGTGCTCTACTTTCTTCAGCCCAACGGAAAAGGTCTTACGGCGTTAGACATTGCCACATTGAAGCGACTCACTGAAATTGCTAATGTCATTCCTGTCATTGGCAAGGCCGACACATTGACTTTAGAAGAAAGGCTGCAGTTCCGCGAAAATGTTCAAGATGAGTTCAAGAAGCACAAGTTCAGAATCTATCCTTATGATTCTGCAGAACTCAATGAGGAGGAGTTGGAGTTGAATGAGAGTATCCGATCGATCATTCCTTTTGCCGTAGTGGGCTCTGAAaaagagatcgaaataAATGGAGAAACAGTAAGAGGCAGAAAAACACGCTGGGGTGCTATCAATGTCGAAGATATTAATCAATGTGAATTCGTTTACTTAAGGGAGTTTCTGGTCAGAACACATTTACAAGATCTTATCGAGAGTACAGCCTTCACGCACTATGAGGCATTCAGAGCCAGACAGCTCATTGCTCTCAAAGAGAATGCAACAAGTCGTACTTCTGCGCCTGTC
- the MRPL32 gene encoding mitochondrial 54S ribosomal protein bL32m (ancestral locus Anc_1.420): MYGTAALPSLGRILSQSAVLLPWTATFGRAVDSLPVAYPIGLLEKLFGQRDRRKDERDFFSNNGILLAVPKKKVSHQKKRQKLYGPGSKQLKMINHLNKCPSCGHQKRANTLCMYCFDEIRKIWKTQTFTANEEVPQEKEISEVDKRVLYPGKKLREHEKKLRDKESYVERRMRTLPVQDNKQ; this comes from the coding sequence ATGTACGGAACGGCAGCATTGCCTTCCTTAGGCAGAATCCTTTCTCAATCGGCTGTATTGCTACCATGGACTGCGACATTCGGCCGCGCAGTCGATTCTTTGCCAGTAGCATATCCCATAGGATTACTAGAGAAGTTATTTGGACAGAGAGATAGACGGAAGGATGAACGagatttcttctccaatAACGGTATACTGCTTGCTGtaccaaagaagaaggtttcccatcagaagaaaagacaaAAACTATATGGGCCAGGATCGAAACAACTCAAGATGATCAATCATTTGAATAAATGCCCCTCTTGTGGGCACCAAAAGAGAGCAAATACTCTTTGCATGTATTGCTTTGACGAAATACGCAAAATTTGGAAAACACAAACGTTCACGGCgaatgaagaagttccTCAGGAAAAAGAGATATCAGAAGTGGATAAGAGAGTTCTTTATCCTGGAAAGAAGCTCAGGGAAcatgagaagaagctcagagaCAAGGAGAGCTACGTTGAACGTCGTATGAGGACGTTGCCAGTGCAAGACAACAAGCAATAA